A genomic segment from Neomonachus schauinslandi unplaced genomic scaffold, ASM220157v2 HiC_scaffold_717, whole genome shotgun sequence encodes:
- the LOC123323764 gene encoding platelet endothelial aggregation receptor 1-like yields the protein MLPPLCSLLLALGLGLAGALNPNDPNTCSFWESFTTTTKESHSRPFSLLPSEPCDRPWESPHSCPQPTVVYRPVYRQVVRTEHRKRLRCCVGFYESRGTCVPLCGQECVHGHCVAPDRCQCAQGWRGGDCSSACAPGTWGPQCDKPCHCGNSSSCDPKSGACLCPSGLQPPRCLQPCPSGQFGPACQLPCQCQGAPCDPRTGACFCPPGRMGP from the exons ATGCTACCCCCTCTGTGCTCCCTCCTtctggccctgggcctggggctggctggAGCCCTCAACCCCAACGACCCCAACACCTGCAGCTTCTGGGAAAG cttcaccaccaccaccaaggagTCCCACTCCCGCCCCTTCAGCCTGCTCCCCTCGGAGCCCTGCGACCGGCCCTGGGAGAGCCCCCACAGCTGCCCCCAGCCCAC GGTCGTCTACAGGCCGGTGTACCGCCAGGTGGTGAGGACAGAGCACCGGAAGCGCCTGCGGTGCTGTGTGGGCTTCTACGAGAGCCGGGGCACCTGTGTCC CGCTCTGCGGCCAGGAGTGCGTCCACGGCCACTGTGTGGCTCCCGATCGGTGCCAGTGCGCGCAGGGCTGGCGGGGCGGCGACTGCTCCAGTG CGTGTGCCCCAGGCACGTGGGGGCCTCAGTGTGACAAGCCCTGCCACTGCGGGAACAGCAGCTCCTGTGACCCCAAGAGTggagcctgcctctgcccctccggCCTGCAGCCCCCACgctgcctccagccctgcccctccgGCCAGTTCGGTCCTGCCTGTCAGTTACCCTGCCAGTGCCAGGGAGCGCCCTGCGACCCCCGGAccggagcctgcttctgcccccccGGGAGAATGGGGCCCAG